Proteins found in one Micromonospora sp. WMMD1082 genomic segment:
- a CDS encoding DUF4265 domain-containing protein, with the protein MPSTGDAGVTPAAAERVRVWFPMSGGPASALGMGAEALSPDRVRLPFAPWAALNAAKGDVFRVEREEDGQLWVREKLEASGYCAIRVILASDSPLGPLDVGTEAILEKFGALGVSGTGMFGMTAIDVPPDADLRLVRNLLDSGKRDGWWDYDELCITEAWQTSVTQ; encoded by the coding sequence ATGCCCTCGACGGGAGACGCCGGGGTCACCCCGGCAGCAGCGGAACGGGTGCGGGTTTGGTTCCCGATGTCAGGTGGGCCGGCCTCAGCCCTCGGGATGGGCGCCGAGGCGCTCTCGCCGGACCGAGTCCGGCTGCCGTTTGCACCGTGGGCCGCGCTGAATGCCGCCAAGGGTGACGTCTTTCGCGTTGAGCGGGAAGAGGACGGGCAGCTCTGGGTGCGAGAGAAACTCGAGGCATCCGGTTACTGCGCGATCCGAGTGATACTTGCCTCCGACAGTCCGCTCGGTCCACTCGATGTTGGTACCGAGGCCATCCTGGAGAAATTCGGCGCTTTGGGCGTCAGTGGCACCGGCATGTTCGGGATGACTGCAATCGACGTTCCACCCGACGCTGACCTCCGGCTTGTGCGCAACTTGCTCGACTCAGGCAAGCGCGATGGATGGTGGGATTACGACGAGCTGTGTATCACCGAGGCGTGGCAGACCTCGGTGACACAGTAG
- a CDS encoding DIP1984 family protein, with protein MKLAEALALRADAARRAEQLRARIVASARHQEGETPAEDAAALLVEAGEVLGELESLIRRINRTNAATLVQGGTLTDALARRDVLRLRHSVVTSAADAAAGEGQRGFRQLRSELKMIPALPVAQLRSQADDLARQLREVDTVIQRTNWEVDLLD; from the coding sequence ATGAAGCTTGCTGAGGCTCTTGCGCTGCGCGCGGATGCGGCGCGTCGCGCCGAACAACTCCGCGCCCGCATCGTCGCCAGCGCTCGACACCAGGAGGGTGAGACGCCTGCTGAGGACGCCGCGGCACTTCTGGTGGAGGCGGGCGAGGTGCTCGGGGAACTGGAGTCGCTGATTCGGCGGATCAACCGCACGAACGCCGCCACCCTGGTTCAGGGTGGCACACTCACCGACGCGCTTGCCCGCCGCGACGTGCTGCGCCTGCGGCACAGCGTGGTCACGTCTGCCGCGGACGCCGCAGCCGGGGAGGGCCAGCGCGGGTTTCGGCAGTTGCGGTCGGAGCTGAAGATGATCCCGGCGCTGCCGGTGGCGCAGCTGCGTAGCCAGGCCGACGATCTCGCCCGGCAACTTCGCGAGGTCGACACGGTGATCCAGCGAACGAACTGGGAGGTCGACCTGCTGGACTGA
- a CDS encoding NACHT domain-containing protein: MLDKLDSLQLFGVTLRHSDAYSLSTAYLSLNASPEQAKRHSGRAGADRLRVHEALADAKRVLIRGEAGSGKTTLLQWLAVNSVQSPESLPEGWSAGVPFLLPLRRYALQDLPTPDLFPREIAPALSSEAPPKWAASVLKSGRALVLIDGVDELPQNRRGDVWIWLNDLVKTYPNSSYVITSRPPAVDGKVLVPSKFDTFMLLPMGASDVRAFVGQWHKAIRQVRHDSGHALATYESELLDKLARRRDLRRLATNPLLCALICALHLERYRQLPQDRMGLYRAALEMLLVRRDESRGINADRVNLSQQDQEALLGQLAYWLVRNGWSDCDRRDATIRLSRYMKSMPYVESRPSEILNFLLLRSGTLREPVVGRIDFLHKTFQEYLAAQAILDDGDIDAMIKQAHEDHWREVVVMAVGHSRRDERERIIRGLVERGEEDEDVKRRLYLLAVSCLEHPGALDPTLVSEVREKASRLVVPEEWRQVDLIAAAGEVVLDVIPDPTQLTDIEGTLLIDTVNRFDIEDALPVLARIAKSQSRAVRGKLAAHWPESAVESYASAVLGDMRLDDVSVRANGLRQLQAAARLEALNTLVVQEVPGPEIMAFDRLLPLKGHRNLRTLILDKVAVIDLEDVATCPELHTLIIHSSFICSGLRSLHGTRLRELALLGIPDSASIEGYVDAIGSLPDLRRLTIDASAIPRSGLDLPNNSTLERIDFLAQHWMASAVDYAHRAPTWSCIGSGRTALDWHRPSLAKIDNLFTLKEVSISGWPSGTEVELLRKLPQLEVLRVVVAEDHLREAILSGGHEYNYPTVSSGAIRTIRTLRGLKRLEIGILTADSTASLYSPVRHNRIRYVRAESFPTIAQEIRSNLLRGAKIELSINGSAV, translated from the coding sequence GTGCTCGACAAGCTCGACAGCCTGCAACTATTCGGTGTTACTCTACGGCACAGCGATGCTTACTCTTTGAGTACTGCCTATCTCAGTCTTAACGCATCCCCCGAGCAGGCGAAGCGACATAGCGGGCGTGCTGGCGCGGACCGGTTGAGAGTCCATGAAGCTTTAGCTGACGCCAAACGGGTTCTAATACGAGGAGAAGCTGGTTCAGGAAAGACGACGTTACTGCAATGGCTGGCAGTTAACTCGGTACAGTCTCCCGAGAGCCTTCCGGAAGGATGGTCGGCGGGCGTTCCTTTCCTGCTTCCGCTCCGCCGGTACGCGCTACAAGACCTGCCGACGCCCGACCTCTTTCCGCGGGAAATCGCTCCCGCCCTGTCGTCCGAGGCACCTCCGAAGTGGGCGGCGTCGGTTCTGAAATCGGGGCGAGCTCTCGTTCTAATCGATGGTGTGGACGAACTGCCCCAAAACCGGCGAGGAGATGTCTGGATATGGCTCAATGACCTAGTGAAGACCTACCCCAACTCCAGCTACGTGATTACGTCTCGTCCACCTGCCGTCGACGGCAAGGTTCTTGTACCGAGCAAGTTCGATACTTTTATGCTTCTACCAATGGGGGCGTCTGATGTTCGAGCATTCGTTGGCCAATGGCACAAGGCAATTCGACAGGTTCGGCATGATTCTGGGCATGCATTGGCGACTTACGAGTCAGAACTCCTGGACAAGCTCGCACGGCGCCGGGACCTGCGTAGGCTAGCCACTAACCCGCTACTTTGCGCTCTGATTTGCGCTCTACACCTTGAGCGATACCGGCAATTGCCACAGGACCGGATGGGGTTGTATCGAGCCGCTCTTGAAATGCTGCTCGTGCGCCGCGACGAGTCGCGGGGCATCAACGCAGATAGAGTCAACCTGTCTCAGCAGGACCAAGAGGCGTTGCTTGGCCAACTGGCGTATTGGCTCGTGCGTAACGGTTGGTCGGATTGCGACAGGCGGGACGCGACTATTCGGCTGTCGCGTTACATGAAGTCAATGCCATATGTCGAGTCTCGACCATCTGAGATTCTGAACTTCCTCCTTCTTCGGTCCGGAACATTGAGGGAGCCGGTCGTCGGAAGAATCGACTTTCTGCACAAGACGTTTCAAGAGTATCTGGCTGCGCAGGCCATCCTTGACGACGGCGATATCGACGCCATGATCAAGCAAGCCCACGAGGATCACTGGCGTGAAGTCGTAGTGATGGCCGTCGGACACAGCCGTAGGGACGAGCGAGAGCGGATTATACGAGGACTAGTGGAGCGCGGAGAGGAAGATGAGGACGTTAAGCGGCGACTTTATCTGCTGGCGGTCTCGTGCCTGGAGCACCCTGGCGCCCTCGATCCGACACTCGTATCGGAAGTACGAGAAAAGGCTTCCCGACTCGTTGTGCCGGAGGAATGGCGACAGGTTGACCTAATTGCCGCCGCCGGCGAGGTGGTGCTGGACGTAATTCCGGACCCTACTCAGCTGACGGATATAGAGGGCACCCTACTCATCGACACCGTAAATCGCTTCGATATCGAGGATGCGCTCCCCGTACTGGCTCGGATCGCTAAATCGCAAAGCCGGGCCGTGAGGGGCAAGCTTGCCGCCCACTGGCCTGAATCCGCAGTGGAATCCTACGCCAGCGCTGTTCTCGGCGATATGCGTCTTGATGATGTATCCGTCCGGGCTAACGGTCTGCGACAGCTCCAAGCAGCAGCAAGGCTGGAGGCATTAAACACACTCGTGGTGCAAGAGGTGCCCGGTCCCGAAATCATGGCCTTCGATCGACTTCTGCCCCTCAAGGGACACCGAAACCTTCGCACTCTTATCCTCGACAAGGTAGCCGTCATCGACCTGGAAGATGTGGCGACTTGCCCTGAACTGCACACCTTGATAATTCACAGTTCTTTTATTTGCTCGGGCCTTCGGAGCCTCCACGGCACCCGATTGCGAGAATTGGCACTGCTCGGCATTCCGGATAGCGCATCCATTGAGGGTTACGTCGACGCGATAGGTTCGCTTCCTGATCTTCGGCGCTTGACAATAGACGCCAGCGCAATTCCGAGGAGTGGCCTCGATCTACCGAACAACTCTACCCTTGAACGAATAGATTTTCTAGCCCAGCATTGGATGGCGTCGGCGGTTGACTATGCACACCGCGCGCCGACATGGTCATGCATCGGTTCAGGCCGGACCGCTCTGGATTGGCATCGCCCGAGCCTCGCAAAGATTGACAATCTCTTCACATTGAAGGAAGTATCCATCTCTGGATGGCCATCCGGAACGGAAGTTGAGCTGCTGCGCAAATTGCCCCAACTTGAAGTACTTCGAGTTGTGGTGGCAGAGGATCACTTGCGTGAAGCTATTCTGTCAGGCGGACATGAATACAACTACCCGACGGTCAGCTCGGGCGCGATACGGACAATCCGCACACTAAGAGGGCTGAAGCGGCTTGAGATCGGGATCCTCACCGCAGACTCAACAGCTTCTCTTTACTCACCTGTCCGGCACAATCGAATCCGATACGTCCGCGCTGAAAGCTTCCCGACAATCGCCCAAGAAATCCGGTCGAACCTTCTTCGCGGTGCGAAGATCGAATTGTCGATCAACGGGTCGGCGGTTTAG
- a CDS encoding IS1634 family transposase, translating to MAWIRRVRTASGATAVQIAESVGGRRRIVAHVGSARTEAELGLLLSRARELLADPGQGEFELGIEPVAPRATLVGPAGDAALLDADGSPERGPAAVAAPRVVSTASRVLYDVLASVFTALGFDAVGDRVFRDLVIARIVEPTSIRDTGRVLTDLGCKPASEKTMRRTLTRAHTGAYRDQIAQLCFAHAMSSGDVSLCLYDVTTLYFEADKEDDLRKVGYSKERRVDPQIVVGLLVDRHGFPLEIGCFAGNKAETLTLLPVIRQFQARHQITGMVIVADAGMLSATNLRELDEAGLGFIVGSRTTKAPIDLESHYRWHGDYFTDGQIIDTITPRTGTNRDNDPALKAEPVWNPRTHTSSWRAVWAYSATRAVRDNKTLNAQEAKARAVIAGEKTTRTPRFVTINGNTRTLDEASLARARKLVGLKGYVTNIGHHVMSPSNVISNYHDLWHVEQSFRMSKTDLAARPMFHHTKDAIEAHLTIVFTALAVTREVQNRTGLAIRNVLRQLRPLRSATLAINNATQTFPPQIDPDQQAIINALTPSGPQALTK from the coding sequence GTGGCGTGGATTCGGCGGGTGCGGACGGCTTCGGGCGCGACGGCGGTGCAGATCGCCGAGTCCGTTGGCGGGCGTCGGCGGATCGTTGCTCATGTGGGCTCGGCGCGTACCGAGGCTGAGTTGGGGCTGCTGTTGTCGCGGGCCCGCGAGCTTCTCGCCGATCCCGGGCAGGGTGAGTTCGAGCTCGGTATCGAGCCGGTCGCGCCGAGGGCGACGTTGGTCGGCCCGGCCGGTGACGCGGCGCTGTTGGACGCCGACGGTTCACCGGAGCGTGGGCCAGCGGCGGTCGCCGCGCCGCGGGTGGTGTCGACGGCGTCGCGGGTGCTGTACGACGTGCTGGCCTCGGTGTTCACAGCCCTGGGGTTCGACGCGGTGGGTGACAGGGTCTTCCGGGACCTGGTGATCGCGCGGATCGTGGAGCCGACCTCGATCCGAGACACCGGCCGGGTGCTGACCGACCTGGGTTGTAAGCCGGCCAGCGAGAAGACGATGCGCCGCACCCTGACCCGCGCCCACACAGGCGCATACCGCGACCAGATCGCGCAGTTGTGCTTCGCCCACGCCATGAGCAGCGGCGATGTCAGCCTGTGCCTGTACGACGTGACCACGTTGTACTTCGAGGCCGACAAGGAGGACGACCTGCGCAAGGTCGGATACTCCAAGGAACGACGCGTAGACCCGCAGATCGTCGTCGGGCTGCTCGTCGACCGGCACGGGTTCCCGTTGGAGATCGGCTGCTTCGCCGGCAACAAGGCCGAGACGCTGACGTTGCTGCCGGTCATCCGCCAGTTCCAGGCCCGCCACCAGATCACCGGCATGGTCATCGTCGCCGACGCCGGCATGCTCTCGGCGACCAACCTACGCGAACTCGACGAGGCCGGCCTCGGCTTCATCGTCGGCTCCCGCACCACCAAAGCGCCGATCGACCTGGAGTCCCACTACCGCTGGCACGGGGACTACTTCACCGACGGGCAGATCATCGACACGATCACCCCCCGCACCGGCACCAACCGCGACAACGACCCCGCCCTCAAAGCCGAACCGGTGTGGAACCCACGAACCCATACATCCTCGTGGCGGGCGGTGTGGGCCTACTCAGCCACCCGCGCTGTCCGGGACAACAAGACCCTCAACGCCCAAGAGGCAAAGGCACGAGCCGTCATCGCCGGAGAGAAGACGACCCGAACCCCGAGGTTCGTCACCATCAACGGCAACACCCGCACCCTCGACGAAGCGTCACTGGCCAGAGCACGCAAACTCGTCGGGCTCAAGGGCTACGTCACCAACATCGGCCACCACGTGATGAGCCCCAGCAACGTGATCTCCAACTACCACGACCTGTGGCACGTCGAGCAGTCCTTCCGCATGTCCAAAACCGACCTCGCCGCCCGACCCATGTTCCACCACACCAAAGACGCCATCGAGGCACACCTGACCATCGTCTTCACCGCCCTGGCCGTCACCCGCGAAGTCCAGAACCGCACCGGACTCGCGATCCGCAACGTCCTCCGTCAACTACGCCCACTACGATCCGCGACCCTCGCGATCAACAACGCCACCCAGACGTTCCCACCCCAAATCGACCCCGACCAGCAAGCCATCATCAACGCCCTCACGCCGAGCGGACCTCAGGCACTAACGAAATGA
- a CDS encoding NACHT domain-containing protein, with translation MGQTGPDPGGSANLYQYFLTFLSWMGLEHPAWAPWLFAALIVAGMLLSLAPIVRGATAAVRYAKGWLDRRRDPRRARRRALFADHIESQLRRLDEKEEWRDHRFARLEAEVEMEGGRSRFLPRWAYSRRNDLRREKSLSRALQRSNERLVILQGEPGSGKSVALRNAARALATRAMRRPRLDSRIPLYVNLKELRPIDSRLDAGTIRTYVLDQLNKANSRDVEQFLSDEFTPGMRDGTWLFLFDSFDEIPEVLTATELDATVGLYADALYDFLHGMNISAGVVASREFKGPRRFGWPRFTVQRLTERQKRELIRKADLAAAAEAQVHGALASADPMVTRLSGNPMLLGLLCEHVRTTGSFPTASHTIFETFVQNRLERDQERLLRRYAVDPNELRLVAEEIAFHLTAESGIGLSPSRAEVARLLDGRHIAGQLINPVRLDRLLDALEYVKLAQAPEGSRSDYRRPFTFAHRRFQEYFATCVVIREPDRIPIETLLLDGRWRETAVAMLQTQAGEAVAVMVSAAGRILTRRAETAGAASSPVTTSPNEPPTSEWPPNSLHLLDLLDTGLAGRPENVPDSLRATVTTLLRAAWATRRRHYQLWTVQATLLAEPSAAEEILEESFASKSALLRGAAYRYAGRLPTLPPRLGRHMRMAMINQAAQGHLLFDWPTVRAQLSRLNEPLSELRAARLLRWNPVVTGLLVTLVFVSGAIFQGSGGRIGWATGWLTSISIVGAFWGAGIGLERAYARTAPANTWAGDALFQSAVRLVAVLLGIGIALDTPSGTPKSGEGPWIWGLLFLVASFYAVVWPLTAVAAVAWGIDARIFFWPFLPLAFMPAAVMTSPRIGWRQRIETIGRVVAMVAGLTLSLKASLWLETSHPRAAIVVTWILYCLTGVLGAMIITIYMIRERGDRRYLLATPPQSVIDAQTLDQMIARLRSDRGLRLLVDMIRRQRIDCTAESMLIFDELILLAARRRTEATSLPFWHRQLTNLRWNRWARPSTGYMSEETLDELARLISERSELALNTKHAQPALNRQRDSSQDHLGSVGEVTIKE, from the coding sequence ATGGGTCAGACCGGTCCCGATCCCGGTGGTTCTGCCAACCTTTACCAGTATTTCCTAACTTTTCTGTCCTGGATGGGACTGGAGCATCCGGCGTGGGCTCCGTGGCTGTTCGCCGCGTTGATCGTCGCGGGGATGCTCCTTTCGTTGGCACCGATAGTGCGGGGGGCGACTGCCGCCGTCCGCTACGCCAAGGGATGGCTCGACCGTCGCCGTGATCCCCGGCGGGCGCGTCGGCGTGCACTGTTTGCCGATCACATTGAGAGCCAGTTGCGTCGGCTGGACGAAAAGGAGGAGTGGCGCGACCATCGCTTCGCTCGGCTTGAGGCCGAAGTGGAGATGGAGGGCGGTCGGAGTCGTTTCCTGCCTCGCTGGGCTTACAGCAGGCGCAACGACCTCAGACGGGAGAAGTCGTTGTCCCGCGCCCTGCAACGCAGTAATGAGCGGCTGGTCATTCTGCAAGGTGAGCCCGGGTCGGGGAAGAGTGTGGCGCTACGCAATGCTGCTAGGGCGCTGGCCACGCGGGCGATGCGCCGGCCGAGACTAGACAGCCGAATCCCCTTGTATGTGAACCTGAAGGAACTGCGACCCATCGACAGTAGGCTGGACGCCGGGACTATCCGAACTTATGTGCTGGATCAGCTTAACAAGGCCAACAGCCGTGATGTCGAGCAGTTCCTCTCCGACGAGTTCACCCCAGGTATGCGCGACGGCACATGGTTGTTCCTCTTCGATTCTTTCGATGAGATCCCGGAGGTCCTTACTGCCACGGAACTTGACGCGACGGTGGGCCTGTATGCGGATGCCCTATACGACTTCCTGCATGGGATGAATATCAGCGCGGGTGTAGTCGCCTCTCGCGAGTTTAAGGGACCACGTCGGTTCGGCTGGCCTCGATTCACTGTCCAGCGCCTCACGGAACGGCAGAAGCGGGAGCTGATTCGCAAGGCTGACCTGGCGGCGGCCGCCGAGGCCCAAGTGCACGGGGCGCTAGCCAGCGCCGACCCGATGGTGACACGATTGTCCGGAAACCCGATGCTCCTCGGCCTGTTGTGCGAGCACGTCAGGACAACGGGCTCCTTTCCCACCGCGTCTCACACCATCTTCGAGACCTTTGTCCAAAATCGGCTCGAACGGGACCAGGAACGGCTTCTGCGGCGCTACGCGGTTGATCCGAACGAATTGCGACTGGTCGCCGAGGAGATCGCGTTTCACCTTACCGCTGAGTCCGGCATCGGACTGAGCCCATCACGGGCGGAGGTGGCCAGACTACTGGACGGCAGGCATATCGCCGGCCAGCTAATCAACCCGGTGCGGCTGGACCGGCTGCTCGACGCGTTGGAATACGTCAAGCTTGCCCAAGCTCCAGAGGGTTCGCGCTCGGACTACCGGCGTCCCTTCACCTTTGCCCACCGCCGATTCCAGGAGTACTTTGCTACCTGCGTGGTCATCCGGGAGCCGGACCGGATACCCATCGAGACGTTGCTTCTTGACGGCCGCTGGCGCGAAACCGCCGTCGCCATGCTGCAAACCCAAGCAGGCGAGGCGGTGGCGGTGATGGTGTCCGCAGCCGGCCGAATACTGACACGCAGGGCCGAGACGGCTGGAGCAGCGAGCAGCCCTGTGACAACAAGTCCCAACGAGCCACCGACCTCCGAGTGGCCGCCCAACAGCCTCCACTTGCTGGATCTCCTCGACACCGGTCTCGCCGGACGGCCGGAAAATGTGCCTGATTCACTGCGGGCGACAGTCACGACTCTGCTACGTGCCGCTTGGGCCACTCGTCGTCGCCACTACCAACTGTGGACCGTGCAGGCTACACTTCTCGCCGAACCTTCGGCGGCCGAGGAGATCCTCGAAGAGTCATTCGCGTCGAAGAGCGCGCTGCTGCGGGGTGCGGCCTACCGGTATGCCGGGCGGCTGCCGACCCTGCCGCCAAGACTCGGTCGCCACATGCGAATGGCGATGATCAACCAGGCCGCGCAAGGGCACCTGCTGTTCGACTGGCCCACTGTCCGCGCACAGTTGTCTCGGCTGAACGAGCCCCTCTCGGAGCTACGCGCAGCACGCCTGCTTCGATGGAACCCGGTGGTGACCGGCCTACTCGTCACCCTCGTCTTCGTCTCCGGCGCGATCTTCCAGGGCTCCGGTGGACGGATCGGCTGGGCGACCGGATGGTTGACCAGCATCAGCATTGTCGGCGCTTTCTGGGGCGCCGGCATTGGACTGGAGAGAGCTTACGCGAGGACCGCGCCAGCGAATACTTGGGCCGGTGATGCACTCTTTCAGAGTGCAGTCAGACTGGTGGCGGTGCTCCTTGGGATCGGGATAGCCCTCGACACGCCATCGGGAACACCTAAGTCGGGGGAAGGACCCTGGATCTGGGGGCTGCTATTTTTGGTCGCGTCATTTTATGCAGTGGTCTGGCCTCTAACTGCGGTCGCAGCAGTTGCCTGGGGAATCGACGCCCGAATCTTCTTCTGGCCCTTCCTGCCGCTGGCGTTTATGCCGGCCGCAGTAATGACGTCTCCTCGGATCGGATGGCGCCAGCGGATTGAAACGATCGGGCGGGTGGTGGCGATGGTTGCCGGCTTGACCTTAAGCCTCAAGGCTTCGTTGTGGCTGGAAACTTCTCATCCTCGTGCCGCCATCGTTGTAACTTGGATCTTATATTGCCTGACAGGCGTACTGGGGGCGATGATCATCACCATCTATATGATTCGCGAGCGGGGCGACCGGCGATATCTCTTGGCCACTCCTCCCCAAAGCGTTATAGACGCTCAAACGTTGGACCAGATGATTGCACGGTTGCGCTCCGACAGAGGTCTGCGGCTCCTGGTGGACATGATCCGTCGACAACGCATCGACTGTACGGCCGAAAGTATGCTTATCTTCGATGAGCTAATCCTGCTTGCCGCACGCCGCCGAACCGAAGCCACTTCACTGCCTTTCTGGCATCGCCAGCTCACCAATCTGCGATGGAACCGATGGGCCCGACCATCAACAGGCTACATGTCGGAAGAGACTCTCGATGAACTCGCGCGGCTGATCAGCGAGCGCAGCGAACTGGCATTGAATACCAAACATGCCCAGCCCGCACTGAACAGGCAGCGAGATTCCAGCCAAGACCATCTGGGTAGCGTCGGCGAGGTCACGATCAAGGAGTGA
- a CDS encoding SUMF1/EgtB/PvdO family nonheme iron enzyme, with translation MWAEEMVAGRLAWRHVASGVVFREVLGGTFRMGLSEAELVAVRVIERGGGVADTLGPFFAGAGDAQPVREVRVEPFLIARHPLTVAQVRHWLPEYEDDYADVESGTARLEDDLDDLLDVLPFRLPSEAEWEYAARAGTTTLTFRGDGKPGEDQVLDDFGDEQRTAAAENAFGLAAMGSANEICADVWIPGFAGAPADARPRTGDGPRAVRGGAADVYPWQGCDEWLLLLATTRYEHAQFTAVRPVAPLPPRQ, from the coding sequence ATGTGGGCCGAGGAGATGGTGGCGGGGCGGCTGGCTTGGCGGCACGTCGCGTCCGGTGTGGTGTTTCGGGAGGTGCTGGGTGGGACCTTCCGGATGGGTCTGTCCGAGGCGGAGCTGGTGGCGGTACGCGTAATCGAGCGCGGTGGAGGAGTCGCGGACACTCTGGGGCCGTTTTTCGCCGGTGCGGGGGATGCCCAGCCGGTACGTGAGGTGCGGGTCGAGCCGTTCCTGATCGCTCGGCATCCGTTGACGGTCGCGCAGGTTCGGCATTGGTTGCCGGAGTACGAGGACGACTACGCCGACGTGGAGTCCGGCACGGCCCGGCTTGAGGATGACCTGGATGACCTGCTCGACGTGCTGCCGTTCCGGCTGCCGAGCGAGGCGGAGTGGGAGTACGCAGCCCGAGCCGGCACCACCACCTTGACCTTCCGCGGCGACGGGAAACCGGGCGAAGACCAGGTGCTCGACGACTTCGGTGATGAGCAGCGGACAGCCGCCGCCGAGAACGCGTTCGGGCTGGCCGCGATGGGCTCGGCGAACGAGATCTGCGCCGACGTGTGGATTCCGGGGTTCGCGGGCGCCCCGGCGGATGCCCGCCCACGCACCGGCGACGGTCCCAGAGCGGTACGCGGCGGTGCCGCCGACGTCTACCCGTGGCAGGGCTGCGACGAATGGCTGCTACTGCTTGCCACCACCCGGTACGAGCATGCCCAGTTCACCGCTGTCCGCCCGGTCGCACCACTGCCACCCCGCCAGTAG
- a CDS encoding CPCC family cysteine-rich protein: MHMSRRHHSWHPKPVDSSPVQRHPNDDPSLSDDELVRRRVAWFDAYTAQKNVLAPAGESLYTCPCCGHLTLFERGGYEICDECGWEDDGQDDHDSAVVRGGPNGRLSLDAARAGYIDGGGIRQIHRPPREPV, translated from the coding sequence ATGCATATGTCGAGACGGCATCACTCCTGGCACCCTAAGCCGGTGGACAGCTCACCCGTGCAGCGTCATCCGAACGATGATCCCTCTCTGTCAGACGATGAGCTGGTTCGTCGGCGAGTCGCATGGTTCGACGCCTACACGGCACAGAAGAACGTCCTGGCCCCGGCTGGAGAGTCTCTCTACACCTGTCCGTGCTGCGGACACCTCACCTTGTTCGAGCGCGGCGGGTACGAGATCTGCGATGAGTGCGGTTGGGAAGACGACGGGCAAGATGATCACGACAGTGCTGTCGTGAGGGGTGGACCAAACGGGAGACTCAGCCTCGACGCCGCACGCGCTGGTTACATCGACGGTGGCGGGATTCGGCAGATTCACCGACCACCCCGTGAGCCGGTATAA